A genomic region of Pseudomonas sp. MPC6 contains the following coding sequences:
- a CDS encoding S-(hydroxymethyl)glutathione dehydrogenase/class III alcohol dehydrogenase produces MIKSRAAVAFEAKKPLEIVEVDVAMPKAGEVLLRVVASGVCHTDAYTLSGADPEGIFPSILGHEGGAVVEAIGEGVTSVAVGDHVIPLYTPECRQCKFCLSGKTNLCQAIRATQGKGLMPDGTSRFSYKGQPIFHYMGTSTFSEYTVLPEISVARIPKEAPLEKVCLLGCGVTTGIGAVLNTAKVKPGDTVAIFGLGGIGLSAIIGAVKAKAARIIAIDINPAKFEIAKQLGATDCVNPKDFDRPIQEVIVDMTDGGVDFSFECIGNVQLMRAALECCHKGWGESVIIGVAGAGQEISTRPFQLVTGRVWRGSAFGGVRGRTELPSYVEMAETGEIPLDTFITHTMGLEDINKAFDLMHEGKSIRSVIHF; encoded by the coding sequence ATGATCAAGTCGCGCGCAGCTGTAGCCTTCGAGGCGAAGAAACCCCTCGAGATCGTCGAAGTCGATGTCGCCATGCCCAAGGCCGGTGAAGTCTTGCTGCGCGTGGTGGCTTCCGGTGTTTGCCATACCGATGCCTACACGCTGTCCGGCGCTGACCCGGAAGGCATCTTCCCGTCGATCCTCGGTCACGAAGGTGGCGCGGTGGTTGAAGCGATCGGCGAGGGCGTGACCTCCGTGGCGGTCGGCGATCACGTGATCCCGCTGTACACCCCGGAATGCCGCCAGTGCAAATTCTGCCTGTCGGGCAAGACCAACCTCTGCCAGGCCATTCGCGCCACCCAAGGCAAAGGCCTGATGCCGGATGGCACCTCGCGCTTTTCCTACAAGGGCCAGCCAATTTTCCACTACATGGGTACCTCGACCTTCTCCGAGTACACCGTGCTGCCGGAAATCTCTGTCGCCAGGATTCCTAAAGAAGCGCCACTGGAAAAAGTCTGCCTGCTGGGCTGCGGTGTCACCACCGGCATCGGCGCAGTCCTCAATACGGCCAAAGTAAAACCTGGTGACACCGTCGCTATTTTCGGTCTCGGCGGCATCGGTCTGTCGGCGATCATCGGCGCGGTCAAAGCCAAGGCCGCGCGCATCATCGCGATCGACATCAACCCGGCCAAATTCGAGATCGCCAAACAGCTGGGTGCAACCGATTGCGTGAACCCGAAAGACTTCGATCGGCCGATCCAGGAAGTCATCGTCGACATGACCGATGGCGGCGTCGACTTTTCCTTCGAGTGCATCGGCAATGTGCAATTGATGCGCGCGGCACTCGAGTGCTGCCACAAGGGTTGGGGCGAGTCGGTGATCATCGGCGTGGCCGGTGCCGGCCAGGAAATCTCCACTCGTCCATTCCAGCTGGTCACCGGCCGCGTCTGGCGCGGTTCGGCATTCGGCGGAGTGCGCGGCCGTACCGAATTGCCGAGCTACGTCGAAATGGCCGAGACCGGCGAAATTCCGCTGGATACGTTCATCACCCACACCATGGGCCTGGAAGATATCAACAAGGCGTTTGACCTGATGCACGAAGGCAAGAGCATCCGTTCCGTCATCCATTTCTGA
- the fghA gene encoding S-formylglutathione hydrolase has translation MNLENISCQKSFGGWHKRYKHRSEVLGCDMVFAVYLPPQAEQGGKLPVLYWLSGLTCTDENFMHKAGAMRMAAELGLIIVAPDTSPRGPDVPGDPEGAWDFGLGAGFYLNATQEPWSRHYRMHDYVVQELPALVEAHFPASDKRGISGHSMGGHGALVCALRNPGRYQSVSAFSPINNPMDCPWGQKAFSRYLGEDRSKWREWDACALIAEADEKLPLLVDQGDRDDFLATQLKPEALQQATKLAGHPLTLRLQPGYDHSYFFIASFIDDHLQHHARALSC, from the coding sequence ATGAACCTGGAAAATATCTCCTGCCAGAAAAGCTTCGGCGGCTGGCACAAACGCTATAAACACCGCTCCGAGGTGCTCGGCTGCGACATGGTGTTTGCCGTGTACCTGCCGCCGCAAGCGGAGCAGGGCGGCAAACTGCCGGTGCTGTACTGGTTGTCCGGCCTGACGTGCACCGACGAAAACTTCATGCACAAGGCCGGCGCCATGCGCATGGCCGCCGAGCTGGGGCTGATCATCGTGGCTCCGGACACCAGTCCTCGCGGCCCTGATGTGCCGGGTGATCCGGAGGGCGCCTGGGACTTCGGTCTCGGCGCCGGGTTCTATCTGAATGCCACCCAGGAGCCCTGGTCGCGGCACTATCGGATGCATGACTATGTCGTGCAGGAATTGCCCGCATTGGTCGAAGCCCATTTCCCTGCATCGGACAAGCGCGGCATCAGCGGGCACTCCATGGGCGGCCACGGCGCGCTGGTCTGCGCCTTGCGCAATCCGGGACGTTATCAGTCGGTGTCGGCGTTCTCGCCGATCAACAATCCGATGGATTGTCCTTGGGGGCAAAAGGCCTTCTCTCGTTACCTGGGCGAAGACCGCTCGAAATGGCGCGAATGGGATGCCTGTGCATTGATCGCCGAGGCTGATGAGAAATTGCCGCTGCTGGTCGACCAAGGTGATCGCGACGATTTCCTCGCCACCCAGCTCAAGCCGGAAGCCCTGCAACAGGCCACCAAACTGGCGGGTCATCCGCTGACGCTGCGACTGCAGCCGGGCTACGACCATAGTTATTTCTTCATCGCCAGCTTCATCGACGACCATCTGCAACATCACGCGCGCGCTCTAAGCTGCTAA
- the ispF gene encoding 2-C-methyl-D-erythritol 2,4-cyclodiphosphate synthase has translation MRIGHGYDVHRFAEGDFITLGGVRIAHGFGLLAHSDGDVLLHALSDALLGAAALGDIGKHFPDTDPTFKGADSRVLLRHVVALIHAKGWKVGNVDNTIVAQAPKMAPHIESMRALIAADLQVELDQVNVKATTTEKLGFVGREEGIAVHSVALLLRA, from the coding sequence ATGCGTATTGGCCACGGCTATGATGTGCACCGTTTCGCTGAAGGCGATTTCATTACTCTGGGCGGCGTGCGGATTGCACACGGCTTCGGGCTGCTCGCTCATTCCGACGGTGACGTCCTGCTGCACGCCTTGAGCGATGCCTTGCTGGGCGCTGCCGCGTTGGGCGACATCGGCAAGCATTTCCCGGACACCGACCCGACATTCAAGGGCGCCGACAGCCGCGTGCTGTTGCGCCATGTCGTTGCACTGATCCACGCCAAGGGCTGGAAAGTCGGGAACGTCGATAACACCATCGTCGCCCAGGCGCCGAAAATGGCCCCGCATATCGAATCGATGCGCGCGCTGATTGCCGCGGATCTTCAAGTTGAGTTGGATCAAGTGAACGTAAAAGCCACCACCACCGAAAAGCTCGGCTTCGTCGGTCGCGAAGAAGGCATCGCCGTGCATTCCGTTGCCTTGTTGCTGCGCGCATGA
- the truD gene encoding tRNA pseudouridine(13) synthase TruD gives MNDLQLLGPRAYGEALGSAVLKATAEDFQVDEVLDIPLSGDGEHLWIWVEKRGLNTEEAARRIAKAAGVPLRTVSYAGLKDRQALTRQWFSVQLPGKADPDLSPAENDTLKILKTGRHKRKLQRGAHSANGFTLRLTQFTGDKAAIEERLQLIAKQGIPNYFGAQRFGFDGGNVVDARAWAARKALPEQRNVRSRLLSTARSFLFNQVLAARVADGTWQRAQVGDLLAFTDSRSFFPAGVAECSDPRLAILDLHPTGPQWGEGDSPASGAVHELEQAIAAREADLRDWLINAGMSHERRILRLPIGGLTWHYPEPDILQLEFILPAGCFATVLVRELVDLVPVGQTDSPCVF, from the coding sequence ATGAACGACCTGCAATTGCTCGGTCCGCGGGCCTACGGTGAAGCCCTCGGCAGCGCCGTACTGAAAGCGACGGCGGAAGATTTTCAGGTCGATGAAGTCCTCGATATCCCCCTCAGTGGCGACGGCGAGCACCTGTGGATCTGGGTCGAGAAGCGCGGGCTGAATACCGAGGAAGCGGCACGGCGGATCGCCAAGGCAGCGGGTGTGCCCTTGCGCACCGTCAGCTATGCGGGCCTCAAGGATCGTCAGGCGCTGACGCGTCAGTGGTTCAGCGTACAGCTGCCGGGCAAGGCCGATCCGGATTTGTCGCCGGCAGAAAACGACACGTTGAAAATCCTCAAGACCGGCCGGCACAAACGCAAGCTGCAACGCGGTGCCCACTCGGCCAACGGCTTCACCTTGCGCCTGACGCAGTTCACGGGCGACAAGGCGGCGATCGAAGAGCGTCTGCAGCTGATCGCCAAACAAGGTATTCCCAATTATTTCGGCGCCCAGCGCTTCGGGTTTGACGGCGGCAACGTGGTCGATGCCCGCGCCTGGGCCGCGCGCAAGGCGTTGCCGGAGCAGCGCAACGTGCGTTCGCGCCTGCTTTCGACGGCCCGTAGTTTTTTGTTTAACCAAGTGTTGGCGGCGCGTGTCGCCGATGGCACCTGGCAGCGCGCCCAGGTCGGCGATTTGCTGGCGTTCACCGACAGCCGCAGCTTCTTTCCCGCAGGCGTTGCCGAGTGCAGCGACCCGCGCCTGGCGATTCTCGACCTGCACCCGACCGGTCCGCAGTGGGGCGAAGGTGACTCGCCGGCCTCGGGCGCTGTCCATGAACTGGAGCAGGCAATCGCCGCACGCGAGGCGGATCTTCGCGATTGGTTGATTAACGCCGGAATGAGCCACGAACGTCGCATCCTGCGGCTGCCCATTGGTGGGTTGACGTGGCATTATCCCGAGCCTGACATTCTGCAACTGGAATTCATCCTGCCGGCCGGATGCTTCGCCACCGTATTGGTGCGCGAACTCGTCGATCTGGTGCCGGTGGGGCAGACGGACAGCCCATGCGTATTCTGA
- the surE gene encoding 5'/3'-nucleotidase SurE has product MRILISNDDGVAAPGLAALYAALADYTECVVIAPDQDKSGASSSLTLDRPLHPQTLANGFISLNGTPTDCVHLGLNGLLEQAPDMVVSGINLGANLGDDVLYSGTVAAALEGRFLERPSFAFSLVSRQVENLSTAAYFARKLVEAHADLELPPRTVLNVNIPNLPLDHIRGIQLTRLGHRARAAAPLKVVDPRGKSGYWIAAAGDAEDGGPGTDFHAVMQGYVSITPLQLDRTFNDAFRSLDGWLEGLR; this is encoded by the coding sequence ATGCGTATTCTGATTTCTAACGACGATGGGGTAGCCGCACCCGGTCTCGCCGCGCTTTATGCTGCGCTGGCGGATTACACCGAATGCGTGGTTATCGCCCCGGACCAGGACAAGAGCGGCGCCAGCAGTTCGCTGACGCTCGACCGTCCGTTGCACCCGCAAACCCTGGCCAACGGCTTTATCAGCCTTAACGGCACGCCCACCGATTGCGTACACCTGGGGCTCAACGGTTTGCTGGAGCAAGCCCCGGACATGGTGGTTTCCGGGATCAACCTGGGCGCCAATCTGGGGGACGACGTGCTGTATTCCGGCACCGTAGCCGCAGCCCTGGAAGGACGCTTCCTGGAACGTCCTTCGTTCGCCTTTTCGTTGGTCTCACGGCAAGTGGAGAACCTTTCCACCGCCGCTTATTTTGCGCGCAAACTGGTAGAGGCTCACGCGGACCTCGAACTGCCACCGCGCACGGTGCTGAACGTGAACATTCCCAATTTGCCGCTGGACCACATCCGCGGAATCCAACTGACTCGCCTTGGCCATCGCGCACGCGCTGCAGCACCGTTGAAGGTGGTCGATCCGCGGGGCAAATCCGGTTACTGGATCGCCGCGGCGGGGGACGCCGAAGATGGCGGCCCGGGCACCGACTTCCACGCGGTCATGCAAGGCTATGTTTCAATCACTCCACTGCAACTGGATCGCACCTTCAATGATGCCTTCAGAAGCCTGGATGGCTGGCTGGAGGGGCTGCGCTGA
- a CDS encoding protein-L-isoaspartate(D-aspartate) O-methyltransferase, whose translation MTSQRTRERLIQRLYEEGISNAKVLEVIRRTPRHLFVDEALAHRAYEDTALPIGNNQTISQPYMVARMSELLLEAGPLDKVMEIGTGSGYQTAILSQLVERVFSVERIKVLQDRAKERLVELNLRNVVFRWGDGWEGWPALAPYNGIIVTAVATEVPQALLDQLAPGGRLVIPVGSGEVQQLMLIIREDQGFSRRVLGSVRFVPLLNGPLA comes from the coding sequence ATGACCTCGCAACGCACCCGTGAACGCCTGATTCAGCGTTTGTATGAAGAAGGCATCTCCAACGCCAAGGTGCTGGAGGTGATTCGCCGTACACCGCGTCACCTGTTCGTCGACGAGGCGCTGGCCCACCGTGCCTATGAAGACACGGCGTTGCCGATCGGGAACAACCAGACCATCTCCCAGCCTTACATGGTCGCGCGCATGAGCGAGCTGCTGCTGGAGGCAGGTCCTCTGGACAAGGTCATGGAGATAGGCACGGGGTCGGGTTATCAGACCGCGATCCTGTCGCAACTGGTTGAACGGGTGTTTTCGGTCGAGCGCATCAAGGTGCTGCAGGACCGGGCCAAGGAGCGTCTGGTCGAGCTCAACTTGCGCAACGTGGTGTTTCGCTGGGGCGATGGCTGGGAGGGCTGGCCGGCGCTGGCGCCGTACAACGGTATTATTGTTACCGCAGTGGCGACCGAAGTGCCTCAGGCGTTGCTCGATCAGTTGGCGCCGGGGGGGCGATTGGTGATCCCGGTCGGGTCCGGTGAGGTTCAACAATTGATGTTGATCATTCGCGAAGATCAGGGTTTTTCCAGACGCGTTCTCGGCTCTGTGCGCTTCGTTCCATTGCTCAACGGGCCTCTGGCCTGA
- a CDS encoding peptidoglycan DD-metalloendopeptidase family protein: protein MSLTVIAHRMGITSFQRLVTGLVLSTLLVGCSSNKSSDVRVIDRNNSVAQRPAVTTGQYVVRPKDTLFSIAFRYGWDYKALAARNNIPAPYTIHPGQTIRFDGRTGSTPTTVVSSASSTPSSSSRTTVFRRPANGATTSTAVVVPSVANKPAAAPMPAAGPAPTGWGWPSNGILIGKFSSNGSLNKGIDIAGDLGQPVLAASDGTVVYAGSGLRGYGELVIIKHSDTYVSAYGHNRRLLVQEGQQVKVGQTIAEMGSTGTDRVKLHFEIRRQGKPVDPLQFLPRR, encoded by the coding sequence GTGAGTCTCACAGTCATTGCGCACCGAATGGGTATAACGAGCTTTCAGCGCCTGGTGACTGGCCTCGTCTTGAGCACCTTGCTGGTTGGTTGTTCCAGCAACAAGTCGAGCGACGTGCGCGTCATCGATCGCAACAATTCCGTCGCGCAGCGTCCGGCAGTGACGACGGGTCAATACGTCGTCCGCCCCAAGGACACTCTGTTCTCCATCGCCTTTCGCTACGGTTGGGACTACAAGGCGCTGGCTGCACGCAATAACATTCCTGCGCCTTATACGATCCATCCGGGGCAGACGATTCGCTTCGATGGTCGCACCGGTTCAACGCCGACCACCGTGGTCAGTTCGGCCAGTTCAACGCCTTCGTCGTCGAGTAGAACCACGGTCTTCCGACGTCCTGCCAACGGTGCGACTACCAGTACAGCGGTGGTTGTACCGTCCGTCGCGAACAAACCTGCAGCCGCTCCGATGCCCGCGGCGGGTCCCGCCCCGACCGGCTGGGGGTGGCCATCTAATGGCATTCTTATTGGTAAATTCTCTTCAAACGGGAGTTTGAATAAAGGAATTGATATCGCCGGGGATTTGGGACAGCCTGTTTTAGCTGCGTCTGATGGGACGGTGGTGTACGCCGGGAGTGGCTTAAGGGGCTACGGCGAATTAGTCATCATCAAACACAGCGATACCTACGTCAGTGCCTACGGACATAACCGCAGGCTGTTGGTTCAGGAGGGGCAGCAGGTCAAGGTCGGACAGACAATTGCCGAAATGGGGTCAACGGGTACAGACCGGGTGAAACTGCACTTTGAGATTCGCCGACAAGGTAAACCTGTAGATCCGCTGCAATTCCTGCCGCGGCGTTGA
- the rpoS gene encoding RNA polymerase sigma factor RpoS yields the protein MALSKEVPEFDIDDEVLLMETGIDTDSMSNDEGAAPPSVRAKSKHSASLKQHKYIDYTRALDATQLYLNEIGFSPLLSPEEEVHFARLSQSGDPAGRKRMIESNLRLVVKIARRYVNRGLSLLDLIEEGNLGLIRAVEKFDPERGFRFSTYATWWIRQTIERAIMNQTRTIRLPIHVVKELNVYLRAARELTQKLDHEPSPEEIANLLEKPVAEVKRMLGLNERVSSVDVSLGPDSDKTLLDTLTDDRPTDPCELLQDDDLSQSIDQWLSELTDKQREVVIRRFGLRGHESSTLEDVGLEIGLTRERVRQIQVEGLKRLREILEKNGLSSESLFQ from the coding sequence ATGGCTCTCAGTAAAGAAGTGCCGGAGTTTGACATCGACGATGAGGTTCTCCTTATGGAGACCGGCATCGACACGGATTCGATGTCGAATGATGAAGGGGCTGCTCCACCTTCCGTTCGTGCCAAATCCAAACACTCCGCCTCGTTAAAGCAACACAAGTACATTGATTACACGCGTGCGCTCGATGCCACGCAGTTGTATCTCAATGAGATTGGTTTTTCCCCTCTGTTATCTCCCGAAGAAGAAGTTCATTTTGCGCGATTGTCGCAAAGTGGAGATCCTGCCGGTCGCAAACGCATGATTGAAAGTAACCTGAGGCTGGTGGTGAAAATCGCCCGGCGTTACGTCAATCGTGGCCTGTCGCTGCTGGACTTGATCGAAGAGGGCAACCTCGGACTGATCCGGGCGGTAGAGAAGTTCGACCCTGAACGTGGCTTCCGCTTTTCGACCTACGCAACCTGGTGGATTCGTCAGACCATCGAGCGCGCAATCATGAATCAGACCCGGACCATCCGGTTGCCGATCCATGTGGTCAAGGAGCTTAACGTCTACCTGCGGGCTGCACGGGAACTGACGCAAAAGCTCGATCATGAACCCTCACCCGAAGAAATCGCCAACCTGCTGGAAAAACCAGTGGCAGAGGTCAAGCGCATGCTCGGCCTCAACGAGCGGGTATCTTCGGTCGACGTTTCGCTGGGCCCGGATTCGGACAAAACCCTGCTGGACACCCTTACCGATGACCGCCCAACCGATCCATGCGAACTGTTGCAGGATGACGACCTGTCCCAGAGCATCGATCAATGGCTCTCGGAACTGACCGACAAGCAACGCGAGGTGGTCATCCGCCGCTTCGGCCTGCGCGGGCACGAGAGCAGTACGCTTGAAGATGTAGGCCTGGAAATTGGCCTGACCCGGGAGCGGGTCAGACAGATTCAGGTTGAAGGCCTGAAACGTCTTCGAGAGATTCTCGAGAAGAATGGCCTGTCGAGCGAGTCGCTGTTCCAATAA
- the fdxA gene encoding ferredoxin FdxA, translated as MTFVVTDNCIKCKYTDCVEVCPVDCFYEGPNFLVIHPDECIDCALCEPECPAVAIFSEDEVPEDMQQFIQLNVELAEIWPNITEKKESMPDAEEWDGVKGKIKDLER; from the coding sequence ATGACCTTCGTCGTCACCGACAACTGCATCAAGTGCAAGTACACCGACTGCGTAGAAGTCTGTCCGGTGGACTGCTTTTACGAAGGCCCGAACTTCCTGGTGATTCACCCGGATGAGTGCATCGACTGCGCACTGTGCGAACCTGAATGCCCTGCCGTGGCCATCTTCTCCGAAGATGAAGTCCCGGAAGATATGCAGCAGTTCATTCAGCTGAACGTTGAGCTGGCCGAAATCTGGCCCAACATCACCGAGAAGAAAGAATCGATGCCCGACGCCGAAGAGTGGGATGGCGTCAAAGGCAAGATCAAAGACCTCGAACGCTGA
- the mutS gene encoding DNA mismatch repair protein MutS has protein sequence MNKALSDLSSHTPMMQQYWRLKNQHPDQLMFYRMGDFYEIFYEDAKKAAKLLDITLTARGQSAGQAIPMCGIPYHAAEGYLAKLVKLGESVVICEQVGDPATSKGPVDRQVVRIITPGTVSDEALLDERRDNLIAAVLGDERLFGLAVLDITSGNFTVLEIKGWENLLAELERVNPVELMIPDDWPKDLPAEKRRGVRRRAPWDFERDSALKSLCQQFSTQDLKGFGCENLTLAIGAAGCLLSYAKETQRTALPHLRSLRHERLDDTVVLDGASRRNLELDTNLAGGRDNTLQSVVDRCQTAMGSRLLTRWLNRPLRDLTVLLARQTSITCLLDGYRFEKLQPQLKEIGDIERILARIGLRNARPRDLARLRDALGALPALQVAMSELEAPHIIQLAGTTSTYPELAALLAKAIVDNPPAVIRDGGVLKTGYDSELDDLQSLSENAGQFLIDLEAREKARTGLSHLKVGYNRVHGYFIELPSKQAESAPADYIRRQTLKGAERFITPELKAFEDKALSAKSRALAREKMLYEALLEDLIAQLPPLQDTAAALAELDVLSNLAERALNLDLNCPRFVDEPCMRISQGRHPVVEQVLTTPFVANDLSLDDNTRMLVITGPNMGGKSTYMRQTALIVLLAHIGSFVPAASCELSLVDRIFTRIGSSDDLAGGRSTFMVEMSETANILHNATERSLVLMDEVGRGTSTFDGLSLAWAAAERLAHLRAYTLFATHYFELTVLPEAQPLVANVHLNATEHNERIVFLHHVLPGPASQSYGLAVAQLAGVPSEVIVRAREHLGRLEATALPHETPKPAKGKPAVPQQSDMFASLPHPVLDELAKLDLDDMTPRRALEMLYALKTRV, from the coding sequence ATGAATAAAGCGCTCTCCGATCTGTCCTCCCACACGCCAATGATGCAGCAGTACTGGCGCCTGAAAAACCAGCACCCCGACCAGCTGATGTTCTACCGCATGGGCGACTTCTACGAGATCTTCTATGAAGACGCGAAGAAGGCCGCCAAATTGCTGGACATTACCCTGACCGCCCGTGGGCAGTCGGCCGGTCAGGCGATTCCGATGTGTGGGATTCCTTACCACGCCGCGGAAGGTTATCTGGCGAAACTGGTTAAGCTCGGCGAGTCGGTGGTGATTTGCGAGCAGGTCGGCGACCCGGCTACCAGTAAAGGACCGGTGGATCGCCAGGTGGTGCGGATCATCACCCCGGGCACGGTGAGTGACGAGGCGCTGCTGGATGAGCGTCGGGACAACCTGATCGCTGCGGTGCTGGGTGACGAGCGCCTGTTCGGTCTGGCCGTGCTGGATATCACCAGCGGCAATTTCACGGTGCTGGAAATCAAGGGTTGGGAAAACCTGCTCGCCGAACTGGAGCGGGTCAATCCGGTGGAGCTGATGATCCCGGACGACTGGCCGAAAGATTTGCCTGCGGAGAAACGTCGCGGGGTTCGTCGCCGTGCGCCGTGGGATTTCGAGCGTGACTCGGCGCTGAAAAGCCTCTGCCAACAATTCTCGACCCAGGACCTGAAAGGTTTCGGCTGCGAAAACCTGACGCTGGCCATCGGCGCTGCCGGCTGCTTGCTCAGCTATGCCAAGGAAACCCAGCGCACTGCCCTGCCCCACTTGCGCAGCCTGCGTCATGAGCGCCTGGACGACACCGTCGTGCTGGACGGCGCGAGCCGGCGCAACCTGGAACTGGACACCAACCTGGCCGGCGGTCGCGATAACACCCTGCAATCGGTAGTCGACCGTTGCCAGACCGCCATGGGCAGCCGCTTGCTGACCCGCTGGCTGAACCGCCCGCTGCGCGATCTGACGGTATTGCTGGCGCGCCAGACGTCGATCACCTGCCTGCTCGACGGCTACCGCTTCGAGAAACTGCAACCGCAGCTCAAGGAAATCGGGGACATCGAGCGGATCCTGGCGCGGATCGGTCTGCGCAATGCCCGTCCTCGCGACCTGGCTCGCCTGCGCGACGCACTCGGTGCACTGCCAGCACTGCAAGTGGCGATGAGCGAACTTGAAGCGCCACACATCATTCAACTGGCCGGGACCACCAGCACCTATCCGGAACTGGCGGCCCTGCTGGCAAAAGCCATCGTCGACAACCCGCCCGCGGTCATTCGAGACGGCGGCGTGTTGAAAACCGGCTACGACAGCGAACTCGACGACCTGCAATCGCTCAGCGAAAACGCCGGGCAGTTCCTGATCGATCTCGAAGCGCGCGAAAAGGCCCGCACCGGCCTGTCACACCTGAAGGTCGGCTACAACCGTGTCCACGGTTACTTCATCGAATTGCCGAGCAAACAGGCCGAATCGGCGCCCGCGGATTACATCCGCCGTCAGACGCTCAAAGGTGCCGAGCGCTTCATCACCCCGGAACTGAAGGCGTTCGAAGACAAGGCCCTGTCGGCCAAGAGCCGCGCCCTGGCCCGCGAGAAGATGCTCTACGAAGCACTGCTCGAAGACCTGATCGCCCAACTGCCGCCTCTGCAAGACACCGCCGCCGCCCTGGCCGAGCTGGACGTGCTGAGCAACCTGGCCGAGCGTGCACTGAACCTGGACCTGAACTGCCCGCGTTTCGTCGACGAGCCCTGCATGCGCATCAGCCAGGGTCGTCACCCGGTGGTCGAGCAAGTGTTGACCACGCCGTTCGTGGCCAACGACCTGAGCCTCGACGACAATACGCGCATGCTGGTGATCACCGGCCCGAACATGGGCGGTAAATCCACCTACATGCGCCAGACCGCCTTGATTGTGCTGCTGGCGCACATTGGCAGCTTCGTGCCGGCAGCCAGCTGCGAATTGTCGCTGGTGGACCGGATCTTTACCCGGATCGGTTCCAGCGATGACCTGGCGGGCGGCCGTTCGACCTTCATGGTCGAGATGAGCGAAACCGCCAACATCCTGCACAATGCCACCGAGCGCAGCCTGGTGCTGATGGACGAAGTCGGTCGCGGCACCAGCACCTTCGACGGCCTGTCCCTGGCCTGGGCCGCCGCCGAACGCCTGGCGCACCTGCGTGCCTACACGCTGTTCGCCACCCACTATTTCGAGCTGACAGTGTTGCCGGAAGCCCAGCCGCTGGTGGCCAACGTGCACCTCAATGCCACCGAGCACAACGAGCGAATCGTGTTCCTGCATCACGTGCTGCCGGGGCCTGCCAGCCAAAGCTACGGCCTGGCGGTTGCGCAATTGGCCGGTGTGCCGAGCGAAGTGATCGTGCGGGCTCGCGAGCATCTGGGCCGACTGGAGGCCACTGCCCTGCCTCACGAAACGCCGAAGCCCGCCAAGGGCAAACCGGCCGTGCCGCAGCAGAGCGACATGTTCGCCAGCCTGCCGCATCCGGTGCTGGACGAACTGGCCAAACTCGACCTGGATGACATGACCCCGCGTCGTGCACTCGAAATGCTCTATGCACTAAAGACACGGGTCTAA
- a CDS encoding CinA family protein, with amino-acid sequence MKEITQLAAELGRRLQVLNTHVTAAESCTGGGICEAITRIPGSSAWFEAGYVTYSNRQKIEQLNVPAQLFATVGAVSREVVEAMVRGAQEKSRAHFAVAVSGVAGPDGGSPSKPVGTVWLAWGVGERVFSEVQHFPGNRDEVRRQTVKAALEGLLRHAAGEISNQG; translated from the coding sequence GTGAAAGAAATCACCCAACTGGCCGCTGAACTTGGCAGGCGCCTGCAGGTTCTCAATACCCACGTCACGGCCGCCGAGTCCTGTACCGGTGGCGGGATTTGCGAGGCCATTACCCGCATTCCCGGCAGCTCGGCGTGGTTCGAGGCGGGTTATGTCACTTACTCCAACCGCCAGAAAATCGAGCAATTGAATGTCCCTGCGCAGTTGTTTGCGACGGTTGGGGCGGTCAGTCGCGAGGTGGTCGAGGCGATGGTGCGGGGCGCGCAGGAAAAAAGCCGCGCGCATTTTGCCGTGGCGGTCAGTGGCGTCGCCGGGCCCGATGGCGGGTCGCCCAGCAAGCCGGTGGGCACGGTGTGGCTGGCATGGGGCGTCGGCGAGCGGGTATTCAGCGAGGTGCAGCACTTCCCCGGCAACCGCGACGAAGTTCGCCGACAAACGGTGAAGGCCGCGCTAGAGGGGCTACTGCGCCATGCAGCTGGAGAAATCTCAAATCAGGGGTAG